Proteins from a genomic interval of Orbaceae bacterium lpD02:
- the serC gene encoding 3-phosphoserine/phosphohydroxythreonine transaminase gives MKIYNFSAGPATLPHEVLKQAQAELLNWNNTGASVMELSHRGKDFDSYALETTKDLKDILAIPENYKVLFLQGGARAQFAAVPLNILGDKKTADYIDSGYWSKCAADEADKYCYTNRIDIKTVLAGKIALKAIDSWQLRADSAYVHYCPNETIDGLAIAEDPNFGDKIVVADYSSCILSKPIDVSRYGIIYAGAQKNIGPAGITIVIIREDLLGRAQKTLPSVLDYTIESKHDSMFNTPPTFAWYMSGLVFKWIKQLGGLSIMEKRNVLKAETLYQYIDSSDFYHNNIAQANRSIMNVPFVSPSEDIDKLFVSEATKAGIIGIKGHRIVGGMRASIYNAMDIEGVDYLIDFMRQFEKMKG, from the coding sequence ATGAAAATATATAATTTTAGTGCAGGGCCAGCGACTTTACCTCATGAAGTATTAAAACAAGCACAAGCTGAACTTTTGAATTGGAACAATACTGGGGCATCGGTGATGGAACTTAGTCATCGAGGGAAAGACTTCGATTCCTACGCCTTAGAAACCACCAAAGATTTAAAAGATATTTTAGCTATTCCTGAAAATTATAAAGTTTTATTTTTACAAGGAGGCGCAAGAGCTCAGTTTGCCGCAGTACCTTTAAATATTTTAGGTGACAAGAAAACGGCCGATTATATTGATAGCGGGTATTGGAGCAAGTGCGCTGCCGATGAAGCAGATAAATATTGTTACACGAACCGTATTGATATTAAAACAGTGCTTGCAGGTAAAATAGCATTAAAAGCTATAGATAGCTGGCAATTGAGAGCGGATTCTGCCTATGTTCACTATTGCCCTAATGAAACTATTGATGGATTGGCTATTGCAGAAGATCCTAACTTTGGCGATAAAATAGTGGTTGCGGATTATTCCTCTTGTATTTTGTCTAAACCGATCGATGTTTCTCGTTATGGTATTATTTATGCTGGTGCACAAAAAAATATTGGTCCGGCGGGGATTACGATAGTCATAATACGTGAAGACTTATTAGGTCGAGCGCAAAAAACGTTACCGTCAGTCCTTGATTACACGATTGAAAGCAAACATGACTCAATGTTTAATACTCCACCGACCTTTGCATGGTATATGTCAGGGTTGGTATTTAAATGGATTAAACAGCTTGGTGGTTTATCAATAATGGAAAAACGTAATGTATTAAAGGCTGAAACACTCTATCAATATATTGATAGTTCTGATTTTTACCACAATAATATTGCTCAAGCTAACCGTTCGATAATGAATGTGCCATTTGTTTCACCGAGTGAAGATATTGATAAATTATTTGTTAGTGAGGCGACTAAAGCAGGGATTATCGGTATTAAAGGTCATCGTATTGTTGGTGGCATGCGAGCCTCTATCTATAATGCAATGGATATTGAAGGGGTCGATTATTTAATTGATTTTATGCGGCAATTTGAAAAAATGAAAGGTTGA
- the lptD gene encoding LPS assembly protein LptD translates to MKKLTPSFIAATLCLSIYSQSVLATTLLDPASNKQCLVNAPVFNRPFVSGNPNNLPIEVSADYFEVFLPNTAVYQGHVSAVQGNRIIQSQKMTVNQSANKSRELILNGNVVYQDNLIEMKGDDAEMNLNTNDIQIQNSRYHLVGRLGRGDAETMKFNNNRYIILNNGSFTSCPVNNSSWNIAGSKIIYDDQEQLLEVWNAVFKIGKVPVLYSPYLQLPTGDKRRSGLLMPDFSYDSIDGIDFSLPIYWNIAPNYDATFTPRVMQRRGVQLQTEARYLNEIGLGTVAFDWLQHDALYNKNESNSNTSGYSDSNHRWLFHWENAQLINYNWRFFANTTRVSDNQYISDIGSKFASETDGYLTQLYQAGYTDKYWDIGLNYKYFQALRDDIKDNLYHTEPQLNINYYNNDYDDFEFHNFSQVSHFVSSGYKNPKTWRFHIAPTLKYTISSPWAMVSTEAGFMATHYDQDLPDYTQNDHLEKNINRFLPKFAIDGKVIFERDTSWFDGYSQTVEPRIKYLYIPYRNQSQIGNYDSTLLQSDYIGLFRDQSYSGLDRIASANKIATGITTRFYDPNEVEIFNLSLGQIYYFNKSRTGDNNSSLEQNDNTGSITWAADTYWKINNDMILRAGAQYDTRINEISLANAIFEYRRSENKMIQLSYRYANQNYIDSIGLSNTKTPYREDISQLGIMSSWPLTENVSAVGAVFYDTNNKQTSNSFIGLNYTDCCWGVSVQYGRKITDWDNVTRESKYENKFSINFELRGLTKNTNVVAKMLNFGLLPYKTAFAENYGN, encoded by the coding sequence ATGAAAAAATTAACTCCATCTTTTATTGCTGCAACTCTTTGTTTGTCTATTTATAGTCAAAGTGTACTTGCTACTACACTACTTGACCCAGCCTCTAATAAGCAATGCCTTGTTAATGCCCCTGTTTTTAACCGACCATTCGTTAGTGGCAATCCGAATAACTTACCTATTGAAGTTTCAGCTGATTATTTTGAAGTATTTTTGCCAAATACCGCAGTCTATCAAGGCCATGTTTCTGCGGTGCAGGGCAATAGAATCATCCAATCACAAAAAATGACAGTTAATCAGTCAGCGAATAAAAGTAGAGAGCTAATTCTTAATGGTAATGTCGTATATCAAGATAATTTAATCGAGATGAAAGGTGATGATGCTGAAATGAATTTAAATACTAACGATATTCAAATTCAAAATAGCCGTTATCATTTAGTTGGACGCCTTGGTCGCGGTGATGCCGAGACCATGAAATTCAATAATAATCGTTATATTATTTTAAATAATGGTAGCTTTACCTCCTGTCCTGTAAATAATAGTAGCTGGAATATAGCAGGCTCTAAAATTATTTATGATGACCAAGAACAACTACTCGAAGTATGGAATGCCGTATTTAAAATAGGTAAAGTGCCTGTTTTATACTCTCCCTATTTGCAACTACCAACTGGCGATAAACGTCGTTCAGGACTACTAATGCCTGATTTTTCATACGACAGTATTGATGGGATCGATTTTTCCTTACCTATTTACTGGAATATTGCGCCTAATTATGACGCAACATTTACGCCAAGAGTAATGCAGCGTCGGGGGGTACAATTACAAACAGAAGCACGTTACTTAAATGAAATAGGACTAGGTACTGTAGCATTTGACTGGCTACAACACGATGCACTTTATAATAAAAATGAGAGTAATTCGAATACTAGCGGTTACAGTGACAGCAATCATCGCTGGCTCTTTCACTGGGAAAATGCCCAACTAATCAATTATAACTGGCGATTTTTTGCTAATACCACTAGAGTGAGCGATAATCAGTACATTAGTGACATAGGTTCGAAATTTGCATCAGAAACTGATGGCTATCTTACTCAATTATATCAAGCAGGTTATACCGATAAATATTGGGACATTGGTTTAAATTATAAATATTTTCAAGCATTAAGAGACGATATAAAAGACAATCTGTACCACACCGAACCACAGTTAAATATTAATTACTATAATAATGATTATGATGATTTTGAGTTTCATAACTTCAGCCAGGTATCACATTTTGTCAGTAGTGGTTATAAAAACCCAAAAACTTGGCGTTTTCACATTGCCCCAACATTAAAGTATACAATTAGCTCGCCATGGGCAATGGTCTCTACCGAAGCAGGATTTATGGCAACCCACTATGACCAAGATCTTCCTGATTATACACAAAATGATCATCTAGAAAAAAATATTAATCGTTTTTTACCTAAATTTGCTATCGATGGTAAAGTTATATTTGAACGAGATACTAGTTGGTTTGACGGCTACAGTCAGACAGTAGAGCCTAGAATCAAATATCTCTATATTCCGTACCGCAATCAATCACAAATAGGCAATTATGATTCAACACTATTGCAATCTGACTATATTGGATTATTTCGCGATCAGTCATACAGTGGCTTAGATAGAATAGCCTCAGCTAATAAAATAGCAACGGGTATTACGACACGATTTTATGATCCTAATGAAGTAGAAATTTTCAATCTATCATTAGGTCAAATTTATTATTTTAATAAGTCAAGAACGGGAGATAATAATTCTTCTCTCGAACAAAATGATAATACAGGTAGCATAACATGGGCAGCTGATACATATTGGAAAATAAATAATGATATGATACTTCGTGCTGGCGCACAATATGATACTCGTATTAATGAAATTTCGCTCGCTAATGCTATTTTTGAATACCGCAGATCTGAAAATAAAATGATTCAACTCTCGTACCGTTATGCCAACCAAAACTATATTGACAGTATTGGTCTCTCTAATACAAAAACACCTTATAGGGAAGATATCTCTCAGCTTGGCATTATGTCATCTTGGCCGTTGACTGAAAATGTTAGCGCGGTTGGAGCTGTATTTTATGATACTAATAATAAGCAAACCTCAAATAGTTTTATTGGGTTAAATTATACTGATTGTTGTTGGGGAGTAAGTGTGCAATATGGTCGTAAAATAACTGACTGGGATAATGTGACCAGGGAAAGTAAATATGAAAATAAATTCTCGATAAACTTTGAACTACGAGGACTAACTAAAAATACTAATGTTGTTGCTAAAATGTTAAACTTTGGTTTACTACCATATAAAACTGCTTTTGCTGAAAACTATGGGAACTAA
- a CDS encoding alpha/beta hydrolase-fold protein yields MKRLLIGSFLIILGMFIATGCTKNVFFQASFLHMSNDTTTDIVHSKKIGNYKITIYYPNTLRPANGWPILYLLDGDSVFAQAVATVKRQNHQAIIVAIDYPDKTRRELDYLPHPPELTLEILSNGKINIPDAYGGADNFLAFMQNELKPALAQRFEIDPSKQIVFGHSIGGLWVLHTLFTQPITFNYYIASSPSIWFSDRYILQEAVQFIKQYQKTELTKPIDLSISVGEFEQSLSGRELFSSDNQRQLRLQHLQNRRMVDNIQELEGLLTKANVAKLSLYYQIYLNQTHQTVAVEVLNDRIAYLLHSFSEEYQ; encoded by the coding sequence ATGAAACGTCTACTAATTGGCAGCTTTTTGATTATTTTGGGAATGTTTATTGCTACTGGTTGTACCAAAAATGTATTTTTTCAAGCGAGTTTTCTACATATGTCGAATGATACAACAACTGACATTGTTCACTCGAAAAAGATTGGTAACTATAAAATCACTATTTATTATCCAAATACGCTGCGACCAGCAAATGGCTGGCCAATCCTCTATCTACTTGATGGTGATAGCGTTTTTGCTCAGGCGGTTGCAACTGTTAAACGTCAAAATCATCAAGCTATTATTGTGGCAATTGATTATCCCGATAAGACTCGACGTGAGCTTGACTATCTCCCTCATCCGCCAGAATTAACGTTAGAAATTTTATCTAATGGTAAAATCAATATTCCTGATGCTTATGGTGGCGCTGACAATTTTTTAGCATTTATGCAAAATGAACTAAAACCAGCGCTTGCTCAGCGCTTTGAGATTGACCCAAGCAAACAAATAGTATTTGGTCACTCCATCGGTGGTTTGTGGGTATTACATACGCTTTTTACTCAGCCAATTACGTTTAATTATTATATTGCATCAAGCCCATCAATTTGGTTTAGTGACCGCTACATTTTGCAAGAAGCAGTGCAATTTATCAAACAGTACCAAAAAACGGAATTAACCAAACCAATTGACTTGTCTATTTCGGTAGGGGAGTTCGAGCAATCGTTAAGCGGTAGAGAGTTATTTTCATCAGATAATCAAAGACAGCTACGTTTACAGCATTTACAAAATAGACGAATGGTAGACAATATTCAAGAGCTTGAAGGGCTATTAACCAAAGCTAACGTTGCTAAGCTTAGCTTGTATTATCAAATTTATTTAAATCAAACTCATCAAACCGTTGCTGTTGAAGTATTAAATGATCGTATTGCCTATTTATTACACTCTTTTAGTGAGGAATATCAATAA
- the pcnB gene encoding polynucleotide adenylyltransferase PcnB yields MPSKVGLTTNRNKSAGMESVVKIIPRSEHNISRQFISENALKVLHRLNKQGYEAYLVGGCVRDLLLGKVPKDFDITTNATPEQVQKSFRNCRLIGRRFRLAHIIFGKEIIEVATFRGEHEEYKLKSPSQTSLDNNASKRSQDGMLLRDNVYGTIEQDAIRRDFTINSLYYNVRDFSIRDYCNGVEDLKKGIIRLIGDPTTRYQEDPVRMLRAIRFAAKLDMTIESETAEPIKRLAPLLSNIPSPRLFDESLKLLQTGHGYQTYLLLRKYNLFTYLFPTITRFMPKNRSVENEALSQVERMIEQTLKNTDYRIVNNQRINPAFLFAAMLWYPLAEHTQSLIFESGLTYHDAFDLAMHDIIGEQCATISIPKRLTSIMCDIWRLQLRLSKRSIKRVYAVFEHPKFRAAYDLLEMRSSIEKGPLLELAAWWDEYQYSDTNKREQMVVQVVKAEKKDNNKYRKSKSTYSRSTTKKIAE; encoded by the coding sequence ATGCCCAGTAAAGTCGGACTGACCACCAACCGAAATAAATCGGCGGGGATGGAATCTGTGGTTAAAATTATTCCTCGTTCGGAGCATAATATCTCCCGACAATTTATTAGTGAAAACGCATTAAAAGTATTGCATCGCCTTAATAAGCAAGGTTATGAAGCCTATTTAGTCGGCGGCTGTGTACGTGACTTGTTACTCGGCAAAGTACCAAAAGATTTCGATATAACCACTAATGCAACACCTGAACAAGTACAAAAGTCATTTCGTAACTGCCGTTTAATCGGTCGTCGTTTTCGTTTAGCACATATTATATTTGGTAAAGAGATTATTGAAGTTGCGACATTTCGAGGTGAACACGAAGAATATAAGTTAAAATCGCCATCACAAACCTCATTAGATAATAATGCATCTAAACGCTCACAAGATGGTATGTTATTACGAGATAATGTCTACGGTACCATTGAACAAGATGCAATTCGTCGTGATTTCACCATTAATAGCCTTTATTATAATGTTAGGGATTTCTCTATCCGTGATTACTGTAATGGCGTTGAAGATTTAAAAAAAGGAATTATCCGTCTAATTGGCGATCCAACAACACGCTATCAGGAAGATCCAGTTAGAATGTTGCGAGCTATCCGTTTTGCAGCAAAGCTTGATATGACAATTGAAAGCGAAACAGCCGAGCCAATAAAACGCTTAGCACCATTACTTAGCAATATCCCTTCTCCTCGGTTATTTGACGAATCACTTAAACTGCTACAAACAGGGCATGGCTATCAAACTTATTTGTTATTAAGAAAATATAACTTATTCACTTATCTCTTTCCTACTATAACGCGCTTTATGCCAAAAAATAGAAGTGTAGAAAACGAAGCATTAAGCCAAGTTGAGCGAATGATTGAGCAGACACTTAAAAATACTGATTATCGTATTGTTAACAATCAACGAATTAACCCTGCGTTTCTTTTTGCTGCCATGTTGTGGTATCCACTTGCGGAGCATACCCAATCGTTAATTTTTGAAAGTGGATTGACTTACCATGATGCCTTTGATCTAGCTATGCATGATATTATTGGCGAACAATGCGCAACCATCTCGATACCTAAACGTTTAACGTCTATTATGTGTGATATTTGGCGCTTACAGCTACGGCTAAGTAAACGCAGCATCAAGCGTGTTTATGCCGTTTTTGAGCACCCTAAGTTTCGTGCAGCTTATGATCTGCTCGAAATGCGATCATCAATAGAAAAGGGGCCGTTGCTTGAATTAGCCGCATGGTGGGATGAATATCAATATAGTGACACAAATAAACGCGAGCAAATGGTCGTACAAGTGGTTAAAGCTGAAAAAAAGGATAATAATAAATACCGCAAATCTAAAAGTACATATTCAAGATCGACAACGAAAAAGATAGCTGAGTAA